A region of Rhizorhabdus wittichii RW1 DNA encodes the following proteins:
- a CDS encoding YbaK/prolyl-tRNA synthetase associated region (PFAM: YbaK/prolyl-tRNA synthetase associated region) has protein sequence MSLESVRAFLAAHAPDIAIIDQGASTATVLEAAETLGVLPGQIAKTLSIRVGETVMLVVARGDARLDNRKTKDALGGRPRMLGAEEVEALTGHPVGGVCPFGLASPLPIYCDLSLKDFDVVYPAAGSRTASVRLTPDRLVALTGATWIDVCQPPA, from the coding sequence ATGAGCCTCGAATCGGTCCGCGCCTTCCTGGCGGCGCATGCCCCCGACATCGCGATCATCGACCAGGGCGCCAGCACCGCCACCGTCCTCGAAGCCGCCGAGACGCTCGGCGTGCTGCCGGGGCAGATCGCCAAGACGCTGTCGATCCGCGTCGGCGAGACGGTGATGCTGGTCGTCGCGCGTGGCGACGCCCGGCTCGACAACCGCAAGACCAAGGACGCGCTCGGCGGGCGGCCCCGCATGCTGGGCGCGGAAGAGGTCGAGGCGCTGACCGGACATCCGGTGGGCGGCGTCTGCCCGTTCGGGCTGGCCAGCCCCCTGCCGATCTATTGCGACCTCTCGCTGAAGGATTTCGATGTGGTCTATCCGGCCGCCGGTTCGCGGACCGCATCGGTGCGGCTCACCCCCGACCGGCTCGTCGCGCTGACCGGCGCGACATGGATCGACGTCTGCCAGCCGCCAGCCTGA